The Triticum dicoccoides isolate Atlit2015 ecotype Zavitan chromosome 6A, WEW_v2.0, whole genome shotgun sequence genome has a window encoding:
- the LOC119317203 gene encoding uncharacterized protein LOC119317203 isoform X2 — protein sequence MAITPLLRDQSSLICFHAASRQRLQPPGSASMSSKLWIRLTSPCSVASPSSSLSRSSCPSSSATSSSAAPPPCRPRPCFAAPASPRRADRQQATSWAPIAKASAQPLLRLDHDQETTVATVFPRRRPSDPRRITLPPRALSCRSPSPLRLP from the exons atggccatcaccccgcTTCTTCGAGACCAGTCGTCAttgatctgcttccatgccgcctCCCGCCAGCGATTGCAACCACCAGGATCCGCCTCGATGTCGTCCAAGCTCTGGATCAGGCTGACCTCACCCTGCTCTGTTGCCTCCCCGTCATCTTCCTTGAGCAGGAGCTCATGCCCGAGCTCCTCCGCCACTAGCAGCTCTGCAGCGCCGCCTCCCTGCCGGCCCCGACCTTGCTTCGCTGCTCCGGCGAGTCCCCGACGAGCAGACAG GCAACAGGCGACGTCGTGGGCGCCAATCGCCAAGGCCAGCGCCCAGCCTCTGCTTCGCCTCGACCATGACCAG GAGACCACCGTGGCCACCGTTTTTCCTCGTCGCCGCCCTTCGGATCCCCGCCGGATCACCCTTCCTCCACGAGCCCTTTCTTGCCGGAGTCCTTCGCCGCTGCGACTCCCTTGA
- the LOC119317203 gene encoding uncharacterized protein LOC119317203 isoform X1 — MAITPLLRDQSSLICFHAASRQRLQPPGSASMSSKLWIRLTSPCSVASPSSSLSRSSCPSSSATSSSAAPPPCRPRPCFAAPASPRRADRQQATSWAPIAKASAQPLLRLDHDQAGPHRPSPSPFRSFPFALPPISRNSLSFISFCSYRRPPWPPFFLVAALRIPAGSPFLHEPFLAGVLRRCDSLELSRDVPCFAIAYRNLCFLYNE; from the exons atggccatcaccccgcTTCTTCGAGACCAGTCGTCAttgatctgcttccatgccgcctCCCGCCAGCGATTGCAACCACCAGGATCCGCCTCGATGTCGTCCAAGCTCTGGATCAGGCTGACCTCACCCTGCTCTGTTGCCTCCCCGTCATCTTCCTTGAGCAGGAGCTCATGCCCGAGCTCCTCCGCCACTAGCAGCTCTGCAGCGCCGCCTCCCTGCCGGCCCCGACCTTGCTTCGCTGCTCCGGCGAGTCCCCGACGAGCAGACAG GCAACAGGCGACGTCGTGGGCGCCAATCGCCAAGGCCAGCGCCCAGCCTCTGCTTCGCCTCGACCATGACCAGGCCGGGCCTCACCgtccctctccttctccctttcGTTCtttcccttttgctctccctcccaTCTCACGCAACTCTCTGAGCTTTATCTCTTTTTGTTCGTACAGGAGACCACCGTGGCCACCGTTTTTCCTCGTCGCCGCCCTTCGGATCCCCGCCGGATCACCCTTCCTCCACGAGCCCTTTCTTGCCGGAGTCCTTCGCCGCTGCGACTCCCTTGAGCTATCGCGCGACGTCCCCTGCTTCGCCATCGCCTACCGCAATCTCTGCTTCCTCTACAACGAGTAG